The Thermoplasma sp. Kam2015 DNA segment ACGACGCTATACCAGGCAACGATCCAAAGGGTAAGGAAGATCCGCCTGACCCACCAAAGAAAAGTTTCTGGCAGAGAGCAAAGCTGGAGATATTTGGAGTACTTGCGGGTTTTGCCTCAGGCTACTTCGGGATAGGCGGTGGATTCCTGATCGTTCCCGCTCTTCTTTATTCCGCCGATATAACTATGAATCTAGCTGTAGGCACCTCACTTCTTTCTGTTGGTACGTTTGGACTTGTCACAGCGTTGAGATATGGAATAGCAGGCAAGGTTTTGATATCCATAGCCCTTCTGTATGTCCTTGGAGGAATTTTCGGAGGATACGCTGGTGCTAGAGTTTCAACTACAATGAAAAGGTCTACTCTTCGAAAATTCTTCTCTCTGATAATAATCATCGTGGGAATATACATGGCTATAGAGTCCTACAGAGCCATGCTGTGATATTATTCCCATCTTTCATATTTTTCAATTTTTGGTCATAGGTCAAAGTAAGTGTACTAACTTTTATGTACGGCGCATATGCCGATTGGCCTATTCAGGGGTTTATTTCAACAATTATCCACAAAGTGTACAGATGAAATGAGTTTAAATGCCACTCAAGTTTTTATAAGATTATAACCTATAGTTTAGACCAAATAAGATGGAATCAGAAACAAGACTATTCAGGATAGAGGAATTTTTCCCGTTCCTTGACAGCCATGTATCGAGATGGTTCAATAATAATTATTCATCCTTAACTGAGCCTCAGAGATACGCCATTCCGTTGATACATGCTGGAAAAAATGTGCTGGTCTCAAGCCCGACAGGAACGGGGAAGACCATGACAGCCTTCCTCACCATCATAAATGAACTCGTCACTCTTGCTAAGGAGGGTCGTCTTGAGGATCGTGTATACTGTGTGTATATAAGCCCACTGAAGGCTCTTGCCAATGATATTAACAAGAATCTGAAATTCCCTCTTGACGGTATCTATTCTATAATGGAATCTGATGGTATGAAGATACCTAAGATAAGAATATCCGTAAGATCAGGTGATACCTCTGAAAGCGAAAGACAGAAGATGGTGAGGAAACCGCCTCATATACTCATAACTACTCCAGAGTCTTTCTCACTTGCGCTTTCATCTCCGCGAATGAGAGAAAACCTCAGAAACGTCAGATACGTGATAATCGATGAGATTCACGAGATTTCTTCCACAAAGCGAGGAAGCCTCCTCTCCGCGAATCTGGAGAGATTGAATGCCATTTCTCCGGAAATGCTTAGGATAGGACTCTCGGCAACGCAGTCGCCCATAGAGGAGATAGCTAAGTATCTTGTTGGTTTTGATGGGGGAAAAACCAGGCCGTGCGAGATTGTAGAGGTCAGAGGGGAGAAACACCTTGATCTCAGGACAATAACGCCAGTACCAGATCTGACAAGAGTGAGTTTTGAGGTTGCCAACGATAGGATGTACGATATAATCGCGGATCTGGTTAAACAATACAGAACAACCCTCATATTTACAAACACTAGGAGCGGAACTGAACATGTTGCTATGCGCCTGAAGAGCAGAGGGATAGAGAGCCTTGAGGCTCATCATTCATCTATGGGCAAGGATCAGAGGCTCGAGGTGGAAAATAAACTTAAGAACGGCGAGTTGAAATGCGTGATAACTTCCACATCGCTTGAGCTCGGCATAGACATAGGTTTCATCGATCTTGTTATACAGATCGGAAGCCCAAAATCTGTTAGCAAGGGGCTTCAGAGGATCGGGAGATCAGGACATGGCATCGATGAGCTTTCAAAGGGCATCTTTATAGTATTCACGCTTGACGATCTGGTAGAATGCGCAGTTCTAACGAAGGCAGCATACAGTCGCCAGATAGATAGGGTGGATATACCTAAGAATCCGCTGGATGTGCTTGCCCAGATAATCGTCGGCATGTCTCTGGAGAGGGTATGGCGTATAGAGGAAGCTTTCGATCTTATCAGAAATTCATATACGTTCCATGATCTGAGCTTTGAAGAGTTCATGATGACCATGGATTATCTATCAGGTGAACTTGAAAGTCTTTCGATATATCCAAAAATATGGGTTGACAGAGAGGCAGGCACATTCGGTAAGAAGAGAAGCACCAGAATGATCTATTTCATGAACGTGGGCACCATCCCTGATGAAGCCAATTATAAAGCTATAAATGAAAAGGGAAAGAACGTTGGTGAACTGAGTGATAAGTTCGTTGAGAGGCTAAAGGCAGGTGATGTCTTTGTACTTGGCGCAAGAACCTATCTGTTCGAAAAAACTGTGAGAAACAGAGTATACGTCAGATCTGTAACAGGTATGAAACCAACCGTACCTTCCTGGACGGGCGAGATGCTGCCAAGAAGCTATGATCTTGGCGTTATGATAGGTGAGTTCAGAAAGAAGATAGCGGCGATGATCGAATCTGGGCAGGACCCAACAGATATGCTCATCACGGAATACCATGTGGATGAAAATGGGGCAAGGAGCATCATATCCTATATCAAAGCGCAGATGAACTATGGTATACCAACGGAGGATCACTGTCTTATAGAGGGATATAAGGAATCAGACGACGTATATGGTCTCATATTCCATGTACCTCTTGGTAGAAAGGTTAACGATGCACTCTCGAGATCCTATGCACTGGCCATATCAAATAGGTACGGTTCCAATACACGCATCACGATAACGGATGATGGCTTCATCATCTATGTAGAGAGGAAGATACCTATAGAGGAGGCAGTCAAGAGTGTAAAGTCAACCAATTTTAGGGATCTGGTACGTAGATCCATAGCAAATACTGAGCTATTCAAGCAGCGTTTCAGGCACTGTGCAGCGAGGTCTTTGATGGTCCTTCGTTCTTATAAGGGATACGATATATCGGTGGCTAGGCAGCAACTGAGAAGTGATAGACTGCTCAATGAACTTCAGAAGCATGAGGATTTTTCCATAATACGTGAGACATACAGAGAGATAATGGAGGATCTGATGGATGTGCCCAGAGCCGAGCAGTACGTTAGATCTGTTATGGACGCACATTCGTATTCTGTGAGAGGTTATTCCACGGAATCTAGTCCATTCTCATACGGGATGATAATGGCGGGATCGTCTGATATAGTGATGATGGAAGACAGATCCAAGATGCTCAGGGATCTGCAGAGCAGGATGCTTGAGAAGATATACGGTGGTGAGTCGATCCACTTCATATTCGAGAATCAGAAGGATGTGGACGACTATTTCAGAAAGAAGATCCCGCGTGTGCACGATGAGGAATCGCTGATCAGATTTGCAAATCACTTTCCATACATTGACATCATCAAGGATCGTTTCAATTCGCCCTACCAATATGCCGATGCTGAGATAAAAGAGATCATAGAGAAGGCTGTCGAGGATGGTAAGATCATATCCGCCTATGTTAGGGGTCTCGTATGGACCTCGTATGAATATTACCCTATGCTATGGACGCTGTTCAGAAAAAAAATAGATCTAAAGGATGAGGATGAGAGGATTCTGGAAAGCTGTGATGGTAAATCCTTCTCTGATCTGAGATCAGAACTCGGTATAGACGATACCACTCTCAAAAATGCCATTCAGAAGCTTGAATCTGCGTATCTAATCATTAGAAAGTCAAAGAATGGCCTAACGATATTCTTCAAGAATAGACGAGATTTCTCTGTGGACGCTCTAACAGCTTCCAGGCGTCTGATAGAGATAACCCTATCTGCCTATGGTCCGATGACCCTGGACGAGATTGAGATAAAGTTGCCGATCGGAAGAGAAACGTTAAGATCAATACTTGATAGCATGGTCGCAAATGGCACCGCCATATACGATTACATAACGCCTGTTTATAGCAAACAGTACATGCTTGTTTCTGATCTTAAGGCGCTGAAGAATGTTGAAGACATAACAAGACTCAGACTTTCTAGAATAACGAAGAAGGTTAAAGATCCCAGGGAATACTTTGACGTTTATGGTTTCGCATTTGATGTGGAGAATATAAACGCTCGTCTGATCGATGGAAGATTAGACAGTTTTGACGATCTGATAAAGGATGGTTATATTATCCGGGGGCACTTTATAAAGAACAAGATCACTTACTCAGCCAGATGGTTCATAGACATGATGTTCAGCCTCAGAGATCATACACTTAGCAACGAGGAGAAAGTTGTAATGGATGCAGTGGATGAGGGAATAACAAGCGAGAAGATCATAGCAGAGAGAACAGGTCTGGACAAAAAGATCGTCAGGCAGATACTGCGATCGCTGGAATACAAGATCATGGTTTCCAGGGATGGGGACTCTGTCTTGAAGATATCTCCGAAGGACATCGGTTATGATAATGCGCTGCGCATGCTCATCGATAAATTTGGGCCGATAACTCAGGATGAAATACGCAAGTTCTTCTGGTTTAATCCAGACATGCGTTCCATAACGGTGAACAGCACATTTTTCAAGGGGGATCTTTACTATTACACTGAAAGATCTGATGAAATATCTGGAGTCTCGGTGACCACGGTCATAGATCCGGTGATGATTTATCTGCAGATATATGTTGAAAACATAGATTACAACAGATTGCTCATCGTTGATGGAGAAGAGATAGCAACTTTCTACCTGGAAGAGAAAGACGGGATCAAATGGATAAGCGATCTGTCAACCGGTGGGAAATATGATGATGCCGTGAGATACGTTATGGATTATCATAAAGAGGGGTGGCTCGTGATAATACCACCAAACGGCATTTCCGGAGATGGCAATCTGGATATAGTGACTAGGCCAAAAGGTTTCATTATAAATTACGATGAATCGGAGATCCTTTCAACAGCCGTAAGAATGATGAAAAAGAAGATCAAGAAGGCAAATCTCTACGAATCATTTTCAGACATATACTTTGGAATTAGGGATTCAATAGAATCTCAGAGGTATGGGATTTCTGAGATGAATCTGCAGAACTATTTTGAGTCATCACTTCTGTACCAGTTCAATGGGCCGTTCAACCGCACTGCAATGGCCACAAGGGAAATAATATCAATCTACAGGTCGCTGACTGATCGCAAGATGACGAGCGAGGAAGAGTCTGTTATAAGATCGATCATGATGCTCGAGGAAGCCACTGAAAGACAGATAATGAGCAGTACTGAGATGGATGCCAGAACGCTGAAGAAGGTTATGGATCTCCTTTACGAACGCAGATATATCGCAAAGAACTATGAGAGAAAATTCGTAGCTATAGCCCAGAGATACACCCCGGACGAAGCAGCAGCATTGCTTGCTGATCAGGTTCTGAAGGATTTCGGTATGATGACGCCTACAAGATTTGCACAGATGACGGACATGGATGTGAACAGATCTCTCAATCTCTTGGATCATGTGGAAGGCTCATCAAGGTTCTTCAACATAAAGACGAAGGAGCTTTATATCAGCAGATTAAATTTAGCCGAGTCATCCCCCATGAATGGAGGAGAAGAGGCCATATTTTCTGCAAAGGACATACTTGCGCTTGCATATGCTGATTATTTCAAAATGATCTTCGGAAATGGCTTTGATATGTTCTATTTTGATGGTAAAACGTTTTCTGCAGCTCTTTCTGTTCAGCGAACAGTGAGACATCTTCGGCTTAAAAAATTCGAGGGCGATTCTAACGCATTGCCAATGATAGCTGAAAAGCTGAGGGAGATGGGGTACCTCCTTTCGACACAGAGGTTATGATGTAGAACAATTCGGCAGATCATTTTTGATGGGGACCTCTATGATCGATTTAGATAAATTTATATATGTCTGTATCTTTAATAATATATGAAGGCTCTTATCGCTTATGATGGCAGTGAAACAGCTCAGTGTGCTCTTGAATTTGCGTTGAATCTCAAAAACTCCATAAACAAATTCCTTGTGGTATACGTAATTCCACAGATAATAGGTACTACACCAACTTATGATACATATGTGCCGGAATCTATGTTCGAAGACGAAAGAAGGAAGGCCGAAGAGATCATAGAGAAGGCCAAGAAACTTGTCAGCAATGAGAATCTGGATATAGAGTTTGAGATCGTTGACTCTGGTACAAAGACAGTGGCCAAGAAAATGGTGGAAGTTGCCGAGGAGAATGGAGTCGATCTTATAATAACCGGATCAAGAAATCTCAAGGGATTGACTAAGATAATATTGGGATCGGTGAGTAGTGAACTGCTAAAGTTGAGTACGGTTCCTGTGATGATCTGCAGTACCAATGCATGCAAGTGATCTTTTTATATAGCTTATCCATCTGGAAATATGGGAAGTATCAGACCATTCAATATCAAACGTACAGCTGAGGAACTTGCAGATAAATTTCCTGACTTATTCGGCGACAAATTTGAGGATAATAAGAAGAAACTGGAAAAGATGATGCCTGACGTCTCAAAGCGTACAATAAACATGGTGGCAGGTTACATCACCAGGTATTCCGTGAAGAAGAAGCAAAAGGCGAAGAGGGAGATCGAAGAGAATTCGGCCACCTGATCTCCCAGGATCATGCTCTTCATCTGAATTATTCGTATTGTAAGATAAGCCGGATGGACAGAAACCAAATAATGAGGCATCTGGAAAGATATTCGAAACTTGTTGATGAAACCGACATCAGAAGTTTCATAGATGCCTATTTATCGAATAGTTTCTACATAGATCCAGATGCGATCAAGAGTGATGGTGAATATTCCTTCATTTCTCAGGTTACCAGGATACTTGGTGAACGATCTCTTGATCGTGACGGTCGCACCATAAGATATGCGAAACTGGTCTTAGGAAATAGGATCACTTTCACGCTGTGGAATGAAGAAATTGAAAGATATTTCGAAATGCTTGCAGAGGGTAGAAACTATCGTTTTATATTCTGCAGCATCAGGTTTACGAGATTCGGCATTGAGGGAAGCCTTGGTCTGCGGGGTTTCATCCTTAACTATTAAATCCTAATCGGTGAGCTGCTCCTCAGCTGAAGCTTCGGATCTTCCTTTCATCGAAGAGACCTCTCCCTCTCCGAACATCCGTACAAGCTATATATCGCCATAACCACAGGCTTGCATTCGGATCTCATCGATCCCACTCAGGTGTCGTACACTTGTTTATCGTGGATGATACAAAATGCGTGAAGACAATTTATAAATCATTCCATTGGAGGATGTCCGTATATCTCTTGTTTGAAGAAGGAGAATTACAGCTTCTTCCAAGGACCCAACTTCTAATTAAATGTCGTCATCCAAAACATGATTATATGATTCTCACCGCTCCACGAGATTATCGATAACATGGATGAGGGTAATAAAGAGTTAAATTTTTAAGAGAGATTATAATGCTTCAGTAAATGATTAACTGGGTAAGGGGTATTTCAGTGGCATTACTATTCATTGGTTTGGCGTTTTATCTATCATGGTCGATTATGTACGGGACATGGTTCGACATTGGTCTTTATTCATTCACCATTGTGTTGATCGTTTTTGGCGTTTTAGGAATAATGCTGACAACGGTTAAAGACGAAGACTCCGTTTCGAGCTGATATGATTGATGATGTAGAACCTTTCAATCACTAGCTGCAATAAGGAGTTTGGTGTACTTGTCCTCATAGAGATAGAAACATTCTGAGAACTTTCTGTTTTTTCCTCCGGCTAGTCTTGTCATATCTTCTTCCTCCGGTATATACTTTTCAATTCCCTCCGTGTTTCTGCTGTTTCTGAAGAAAAATTTGTGGATGCTGTTCTCCTCTATCGTGGCTCCCAGCCTTATGTCCTCAATGCTCTGCGTGATTATGACGACTGCAGTTTCAAAGTGTCTTGAATGCCTAACTGTATTTTCTATTATTTTAAGAGTCTGATCATTTCTGAGCATAATATTGGCTTCTTCGATTATGACAGTCTTTCGGCCCTCGACCATTGACATGTATTCAGATATGGACCGTGCTAGATCCAGTCCTGCATTATCGTCTATTTCAAATTTTATGAGATTATATTTTACTATGATGACCCTTGCTGATTCTATTTTCTCTCTGCTCGTATTTAGCTCTTCTATGTATTCTTCCAGAGTCATTTCAATGCATGGCCCGGAATAGTCTTGGCAATGGTATTCGCTGAGTGGATCCAGCACAAGAACACGTGAATATTCAGAACCGGAAATTCTCTTTATCAGAAGTCCGGCAAAATGTGACTTGCCGGATCCGGTTTCTCCAGTTATCACGAAATTGTAAGAAGGGTGTTCAAAATAATCAAGAAAGATAGGCTTTCCAGTATATTCGTTCATGCCCAAAAATATTCCAGAGAGCTCCTCGCTGGAAAAATAGGCTGGAAAGAAAGATGAAATTGAAATCCTATCCATCGGATATGCTATATTCTCCCTTCTGAAGTCCTCAAATCTAAATATAGATTTGGTTCCAGCTTCGCTCATGTTCTTTGCTCTCATACCTGCTATTTTTAGGCCACGATCGAGTTTAGATATTTCGTGGGTAAGCCCATATGGGGTATTATGAATGACCATAAAGTCAAGTCCACACAGCAATATCTGCGCTTCATCCTTTCTGTACTCATTAGATAGCTTTTCGGCAGACTTCATAACTGAATTCAGATACTCTGTATTTTCATTTCTATTCTTTCTCTGCTTCAACTCGAAATTTATATCAGCGATCCTTGATGATGCTATTCTCAAGAGTCTTTCTCTGTTCATCTGCTTCATGCTGAACTTAACCACTGCATGTATATCGCTCATCTCAATTGCTTCGCAGTAGGTTGGAAAAGCAGGTTTCTCTGCATCTATCAGACTGAAAATTGATCTGTTCATCTCCCCAGAAAGATAGTTTTTTCTCGGCGACAAAACTGATCTATGAAAGATCCTGTGTATATTATCTATATCAGAATCTTCGATATTGAAATAAAGATGTACTTTCTTGCCTTCCCCCGGTATCTGTTTCACTGACTGTTTCAGGTTTTTAATATCATTTGTAGCATTCCACAAAAATAAGTATGTGGAGTAATAGACCTTACCTTTTATCACAGGATCTTCTGACCTTTTCTCTTCAGGGCGATGTGGAATGGAGTACGCGGTGATGTTTAGGCCGGTCTTCATCAGATCCGATATGAATTCTGATATCTCCCCAAATGTTCCTGCATGATTATCGTAGTCGGTCTTCATTTTTGCAAGAACGGCCGTTGAATTTTGTACCTTGATCATTGTCAGACCTTCTGATCTGATGATCACGGAATCTAGGGGCCTATCCCTCTTTATCCTTTGTATTAACCTGATCATTCCTTTTCTGGATCTTGAATGAAGCATTATTATGAGCGGCGGTATGATTATGAATGCATAAACGTTAAATATCTTTATAAGTATGAGCAGCAGAGAGGATGAGATCATCAACATGAGAATGGTGCTTATACGAAATCCATAATATTGAGGTCTGTATGCCAGTACATTTCTCAGGACTCTTTCCTCTTCCTCATTCAATCTGATTCTTCCCTCCTGTAAGAGGCTTCCTTCGAATACACATTGCTCCAGTCAAGTTTTTTACTCATTGAGAAAGCAGCAGATTCCTCCAGCTGTCCTCCGATGAATCCCAGAACCGCACTGGAAGGTATGTTGAGTGGTTTCATTCTGAAGTAGCCGGTTCTTATTTCAAGGAATATGAGGGATGGGAGCACTGGTGCGAGCATAAAGAACCCCAGTTGTAATATCGGATCCGCCGAAAATATGAATGCCAAGTGCAGATCTATGATGACAGGTATCGGAAGAAGATTCAACTCTATAAATGATGAGAAGATCCGTACCAGATATTCCTGGGTTCTTCTGATGAATGCGATGGATGAAAAGATAGGAATAACAGCAATCAGTAGAAGCTCAGCAGCCTCTCTGAATATCAACTCTGCAAGTAAAGAAGACATTGCCAAGAAATAAGACGTAAGATAGAGAAAGACAAGTGCCATCGATGAAGAACTGTCATTGGTTGAAAAATTCAATATCTGCGTTATGCTGAATAATGAATACCAGTTAACGTTTCCATAACTCCAAAGATAATCAAATATATACTCCGAAGCCAGGGCCATATACATGAGAATTTTGAATGAAAGTGCCAAGCTCAGGAATGGAATCAATAAATTCATCAGGATATGCGTGAGTCTGAAATTCATAAGAAAAGCTCTCAAAGCTATGATAATTGAGAACAGAACAATGGATGCAGGAAGAATGATTGAGTATGCCGTATTCAATATGAAACTATACATGCTGTAGTATGTGGGTCCTGGTTTGAGTATCACTCCATAGGAATTTTCAGGGTTCAGCCCATAATAAACTATCAGATGCCAGAGCGGAGTGAGCAAAGTCAGATAGAGGGCTACGATGGATCTTATCACATCGTAGATAAGAGTATCGACGGCGATCATGATCCCGTTATTATATAATTGAAAATGGCATAGAGGAGGCCGCTCACAGCCAAAATATAGATAAACGTCCCGATTGCAGCATTTTTCAGCCTGGATCTGGCTGCCATCCTCTTGTTCTCGTCTGTGCTGAAAAATTGGAAGGCAATCGGTATCCATAGTATGGATATGAGGATAGCTGACACAGATATGGCGATTGTATCAATTCTGGTCAGCATCGCCGATATATTATTGCTTACCATATACGCCATAAATGAAATAATTGCCATATTGGTCGATAATCACAGTATATTTAAATTTATACTTAATAAATGAAATATAATTATTACATCTATTACAATTTTTTACATTTAGGTAAATCGTTCATGTCCTATCAGTTCTCTGGATTTTCTTATCTTTGCCTGAAGGTATTCGGCCTTTCCTATATCCTTTCGCACGTAGTAGTCACCTTTGACGTATTTCAAAGAAGCATCGACCATTTCTGAGGCTTCTGGAATGCTGTCTCCCTTCGCTAATATTGCCAGAGATCTTGAACTGCTCTGCTTCAGCCTACGCATATCTCCGCTCACAGATGCATAGAAAATTTCAACACCCGAATCGAACATCTTATCATCGATCAGTATCTCACCAGGTTTGGGATTTGTTCCATAACCCACCGGAACAAGATATTTGAGTACCGTTGCCTTTTTCTCGAAGATCTTCTCTCCCTGCAAATTACCTTCATATATCTGATGCAATATCTCTACAAAATCACTTTTGAGCAAAGATAATACATTTATCCCCTCCGGATCAGCAAAGCGAGCGTTTATCTCTATAACTTTAACACCCTTGGGCGAATCCATAAACTGACCGTACATTACCCCTTTGAATGGTGTGTTCTCAGAATTCATCGATCTTACTATATCGATCATTATGTGTGCAGCCTCATCCCTTGCATTTCTGCTCAAGAACGGTAGCGTGAAATTTGAGTCGGAGATCGATCCCATACCCCCAGTATTCGGCCCAGAATCACCCTCATAAGCCCTCTTATAATCCTGGACTATGGGCATGAATGAAACATTTTTCCCGTCAACGAATGCCTGAAGGCTGAACTCTTCTCCAACGACCTTTTCTTCTATAAGTACAACACCGTCTCTCTTCAATACCTCAATAGCATAGGACTTTGCCTCTTCAAGGCTATGCAGCTGTTCGCCCATCACACGTACGCCCTTGCCTCCAGTCAGTCCTATAGGTTTAACGGCCACATCATGCATCATTGAAGCAAAAGCATCATTGACGTCATTCTCACTGAAGCATTCTCTGAATTCAATGTTCCCAGGTATATTGTATCTCTTCATCAATTCCCTCATGAACATCTTTGAGGTCTCTATCCTGGCCGCCTCCATTGTTGGGGATGCCACAGGTATGCCATGCTTCATCAGATTATTTACAAGAGGGGTATCAAGCACCGGATCCGGTCCTACGAAAACCATGTCAACAGAATTTTCAAGAGCAAATTCTTCAATCTTTTTATAATCCAGTTCGTTGCCAAGCAGATATTTCGACGAAAGCGATTTGATTGATGGATTTTCATGACCGATAACGGATAAGAGCGTTGCTCCTGATCTTTTTATAGCTCTGGCTATTGCGTCTTCCCTGCCACCACTTCCGACCAGCAATATCTTTTCCGTCATATCATTTCACCGTGATTATTGCATTCAGTTCTTGAATTCTCTCCAAACATATTTCCAATATACTGAACGGTATATTATCAATTCTGTTTTTAGTTTTCCATAAGCTAGTATAGGTTAGCGATCGATCCAATGGAATTTCTCATTCCATATTTGCCCATTATCGAAGAAGCCCTGTCAATCAAAAGATATATCATGACTGCTCGGAATCAATCTTTCCTCCAGTCCCTTCCTGATTCTTCTTCTGTAGCTCAGTTCTTATTCGTCTGGCAAACTCTTCCTTTGAGACTCCAAAATAACTTTCAAATCTACGGCCAAGAATGTAAAACTTAGCATTACCTCTGTTCACGGCCTTTATAAGGCCCATGCCCTCAAGATGATTAATTATTTCGTCTGTTCTCTTATGAGCTATTTTTCTAATGGCACTGGAGCTTATGCCTCTTTCATTCATCGCAATATTCGCCAGGACCTTCATTTCAGATCCAGAAATATCTGGCAGGGATACTGCATAAGCCTCCTTAAAATAATCCGATCTTAGCTGAATTCTATATTTGTATCCATAAGCTGCTAGCTCAAGAGCCCCGCCTCTCTCTTCATATTCCTTTTTGAGCCTTACGATGGCCTTTCTTATATTAGAAGGGTCGGCTGAGAGTATCTGCGATATGAACCTGACATTTAGAGGAGTTCTACTCGAATAAAGAACAGCCTCGACTCGGTTGATCAGATCCTTTTCCTCATCATCGGTCATCAGTAACGCTTCACCCTGAACATCCATAAGTCTATTCAGGACTGGCTTATCAATTTTTTCACATTTTACAGCATAATAGAATAATTTGTTCGGGTACAAAAATCATATCCATGGGTCGTCGTATTGGTGGAGTTTCTGCATTCCCTCTTCTTCTAAACGGGGAACTTTTCCATTGATATATTCGCAATGCTGATGAGACATGCCGTTGATCATTAAAGAACGATAAAATTTAATAATCCTAGCGTATTCCTGGTTTATGAATACCGAACATGAGTTCGGAAGTGATATCAATTCAAAGAATTTTTTAAAGGATAAATTGGATATAGAAAGTGA contains these protein-coding regions:
- a CDS encoding ATP-binding protein — its product is MNEEEERVLRNVLAYRPQYYGFRISTILMLMISSSLLLILIKIFNVYAFIIIPPLIIMLHSRSRKGMIRLIQRIKRDRPLDSVIIRSEGLTMIKVQNSTAVLAKMKTDYDNHAGTFGEISEFISDLMKTGLNITAYSIPHRPEEKRSEDPVIKGKVYYSTYLFLWNATNDIKNLKQSVKQIPGEGKKVHLYFNIEDSDIDNIHRIFHRSVLSPRKNYLSGEMNRSIFSLIDAEKPAFPTYCEAIEMSDIHAVVKFSMKQMNRERLLRIASSRIADINFELKQRKNRNENTEYLNSVMKSAEKLSNEYRKDEAQILLCGLDFMVIHNTPYGLTHEISKLDRGLKIAGMRAKNMSEAGTKSIFRFEDFRRENIAYPMDRISISSFFPAYFSSEELSGIFLGMNEYTGKPIFLDYFEHPSYNFVITGETGSGKSHFAGLLIKRISGSEYSRVLVLDPLSEYHCQDYSGPCIEMTLEEYIEELNTSREKIESARVIIVKYNLIKFEIDDNAGLDLARSISEYMSMVEGRKTVIIEEANIMLRNDQTLKIIENTVRHSRHFETAVVIITQSIEDIRLGATIEENSIHKFFFRNSRNTEGIEKYIPEEEDMTRLAGGKNRKFSECFYLYEDKYTKLLIAASD
- the purD gene encoding phosphoribosylamine--glycine ligase, translating into MTEKILLVGSGGREDAIARAIKRSGATLLSVIGHENPSIKSLSSKYLLGNELDYKKIEEFALENSVDMVFVGPDPVLDTPLVNNLMKHGIPVASPTMEAARIETSKMFMRELMKRYNIPGNIEFRECFSENDVNDAFASMMHDVAVKPIGLTGGKGVRVMGEQLHSLEEAKSYAIEVLKRDGVVLIEEKVVGEEFSLQAFVDGKNVSFMPIVQDYKRAYEGDSGPNTGGMGSISDSNFTLPFLSRNARDEAAHIMIDIVRSMNSENTPFKGVMYGQFMDSPKGVKVIEINARFADPEGINVLSLLKSDFVEILHQIYEGNLQGEKIFEKKATVLKYLVPVGYGTNPKPGEILIDDKMFDSGVEIFYASVSGDMRRLKQSSSRSLAILAKGDSIPEASEMVDASLKYVKGDYYVRKDIGKAEYLQAKIRKSRELIGHERFT
- a CDS encoding SMC-Scp complex subunit ScpB; the encoded protein is MDVQGEALLMTDDEEKDLINRVEAVLYSSRTPLNVRFISQILSADPSNIRKAIVRLKKEYEERGGALELAAYGYKYRIQLRSDYFKEAYAVSLPDISGSEMKVLANIAMNERGISSSAIRKIAHKRTDEIINHLEGMGLIKAVNRGNAKFYILGRRFESYFGVSKEEFARRIRTELQKKNQEGTGGKIDSEQS